The sequence CGGCAGTTCACCGAGGACTTGACCGTCAACCGTGACGACGTCGACGGCCTGCTGTCGGAGCTCGACGAGTACGCCGTCGAGCAGGCGCTGCAGATTGCCGATGAGGCCGACGACGCGGAGATCACCGTCCTGACGGTGGGCCCCGAGGACGCCAAGGACGCGCTGCGCAAGGCGCTGTCGATGGGCGCCGACAAGGCCATCCACGTCGAGGACGACGACCTGCACGGCACCGACGTCATGGGCACCTCGCTGGTGCTCGCCAAGGCGATCGAGAAGGCCGGCTACGACCTGGTCATCACCGGCATGGCCTCGACCGACGGCACCATGGGCGTGCTCCCGGCGATCCTGGCCGAGCGCCTGGGCGTCCCGCAGGTCACCCTGCTCTCCGAGGTCAAGGTCGAGGACGGCACCGTGACCGGCCGCCGCGACGGCGACACCGCGAGCGAGCGGCTCGAGGCCTCCCTCCCCGCGCTCGTCTCGGTGACGGACCAGTCGGGCGAGGCCCGCTACCCGTCCTTCAAGGGCATCATGGCCGCCAAGAAGAAGCCG comes from Streptomyces sp. NBC_01408 and encodes:
- a CDS encoding electron transfer flavoprotein subunit beta/FixA family protein; translation: MSLRIVVCVKYVPDATGDRQFTEDLTVNRDDVDGLLSELDEYAVEQALQIADEADDAEITVLTVGPEDAKDALRKALSMGADKAIHVEDDDLHGTDVMGTSLVLAKAIEKAGYDLVITGMASTDGTMGVLPAILAERLGVPQVTLLSEVKVEDGTVTGRRDGDTASERLEASLPALVSVTDQSGEARYPSFKGIMAAKKKPVQSWDLEELEIESDEVGLEGSWTAVDSAAQRPARTAGTIVKDEGEGGKALAEFLASQKFI